DNA sequence from the Thunnus maccoyii chromosome 7, fThuMac1.1, whole genome shotgun sequence genome:
AACTCtgcttaaaaaaatgcattttctagaTGACTGTAGAGGATCCAGACGTTGAAATAACTTCACTCTTGTAAACTCTATTTtgagaggaaataaaacttaaacagttaaattacttcagaataaaaacaaaggagaaGGAGCTCCCCAGACAAACAATGGAGATCAGTGTACTCAGTCGCTGAGCATTTTTATCATATGTTAATTGCAAGGGGCATGTGTGGTTTTCATTTGAGAAATTTGAGTTTATGTGAAATCAAAATGACCTCTGTGAGATGTTTCAGTTTACATCGgaaatgatcattttcacatATAAAAGTTTGCATTCACATGTATGTAAAGCTAAAAAACACGTCTAATCACATGCGAAATTAAAGTGACACAAGATGTTTTACTTCACATGTGAAATTATGTTTTCCACATGGTTGCACTCTCACATGGGATTATTAAAACTGATAAAACTGATTTCCAAATATGAACCTTTGGTTCACATGTGAAATTGCAACATCACACATTGAATGTTTCTGATCACAagtgaaatgtttcagtttaCATGTGAAATAATCTACACATGTGAAAGtttacatttcacatgaaaGTTTACATTTCACATGTACGTTTTCTCAAGCCATACTGTTTATGGTGTATGTTGTATTTCTCAGCACTAAATTGCATTTGGTTCCCTGTACATACAGTGCACCTGTACCTTTTGATTGACCTTCATTCTAATTCAAACAAGAGCTCAGCTTATCTTTAAAACACCaacattgaaaacacacatatccTCTGTGACAGGCATCAGACATGATGTGGTCAAGTATGTTTAGTTTGTCGCATtgttcattaaaaacataattaactgCATGTAATCCCTGCACCATACCTGCCAAACACGCACAGATAAGGAGAAATCTTACATCCTCTACCTGATAACAtacacagtctttttttttgatcaACTGTTTTGggaattaaattattataagTCCTTTTACATTGAAGACTTAAACACTGAGCCTATATGCAAAATATCAACATGTACTGCGCTGAAAATTCCTCCTTATCACACTCTCCAGTGTGAAGATGATTGCTTATTATACTGTTCAGACGCTAACTTATTGATGGCCAACATGAAAGACATGCTGTTATCTGGAATTAACTGACTTATCTTCCCAGCTCTGTTGTGGTGAGGTATGATAGATTTAAGACTTTGCAAGGCCTGATATTAAAGAATTGTTCATGACACAGTCTGAATGGGAATCATGCTAACAATTTAGAGGGGCACAGTTTAATAACTTCATGGCAGTGCCTGCTGAATCAACTGAGAGTGTGAAAAGGTTGTTCCTCTCCCTTCTCACAAGGCCCTGGTTCCCAACATTACtggtatttttgtcatttttacacaaataatgGAATACAGGTTTCAGCTATCGTTTTTATCGGTCTTACAGTGAATAAAATAGTTAAAGCAGCAATTCTGTGAGGTTAACACAACATTCAGaaacaaatataaattcaacataGTTTTTTCATTACTTCTGTTACTTCAATCATTTAAGGTGACTTCCTATCTAATATGCTTATCCATATATGATTAATTTTAACACTTATATGATTAGATTAACCTTcagaaacatattcaaatatgaATTCAACACAACTCTTACTTCATAAGATAAACATTCAATATGACTATTGTTTGATAATAAAAGAAGACTTCAAACTGAAACCCTTCAAACAATATATCTTCAAACATTGTATCTATATCATTCCTACTACTACAGAAAATTCTCTCTTTCAATACACTCTTTTGATACAACTACTTATCTAATTTAATTACCAAAATATGACTGTCTGAGGTTGATAGATCAAAAATTAAATACTTGGGTGATtttaatatacatatacatgtttaacaaacattcattaactcttgACATAAGGGAATTTAACTCTTGAGGGCAGTATTGTTACATGTAGTAAAAACGTAATAAAATCAAAGTTTAAACTTAGTAGATAGTCACACAACTAtgaaagttataccattcttcttgtatttacatgacaaataacattacataacttgcataatgattagacatttaatatacatgaatttcaggtttgGCTCAGATTTGCAGGGAGGCTTCACAAAAAGTCCTCAAGAATGTTAGTTAGAGTTGGTCTGGTGAGATAAGAGAGTCTGTGTTCCATCTAAGGTGGGAGTTGTTTGGTCTTTCTTTGGTCCACGTGGCCTTAGGATCAGTTTTATGCTTTCAGGCCATAATTCTTGGATGTTTGGTCAGAAATGGTCTCTTATGGGGTCTTTTTAAGTCTGTTGAGACTCATTGATCAATACCCACTTAGAAggttacaaaggtcagttctgcaggcTGGGGGTCCACTCTTACCAACTTTGGAATTTGGAAagtctgtctcttcttcttaggaatcaaagattagttaaCACAGTTAAAGAACAAGCAGTTGTCCTCCTACAATACCAAGCACCTTAATTTAGATAAAGCTATTTGATATGTTTTCAAAGTTATTATTAAAGATGAATTATGAGTTTTTAAGGGGATTCTGGTTTCATAGTGACTCTAGGTTAAATATGTCTCGATGTATGATACAATAATACCTCAAAGCAGAAAAGCTCACCTTGAAACACTGAATTGTGTTTCCCTCATGTGACCTGTACTATCCTAATTTCCTTGTGCAGTAGGTGAGACATCCATCAGCATTTGGTAGCTGTCAGTATAACATCAGcctcaaaaaaaagaaaacaatataatatcCTACCTCAGATCTTTCAGCCCATTATAGGCTCGTTAGTGTACACACATATGAGGACTGGGTGGTCTGCTCATCAGTTTCCTGCCCTCACATGGAAACCTGCCATCTGGCCTGCTGCTGGCTTCATTAACAACAGGTGGATGTCTGAGCACATACGTCCACACCAGGGAGGCACACTGACATCACCCTGTCACTGTTATTTACCAGCGAAATGTAAAAGGTTGGTCCCTGATCTAGTTAACATGTGATAGATGTGAAGGATGGAACATCAGGTCAGTTGGTCAATCAGTGTCAACAAACTACTGCAAGGTGTAAGGACATGATCTATTGCGGTGCTAGACTGGCTTTTAGACtcttaaaatgtgttataattGTAGAGAAGACCACTTAAATCGAATCTGAGGCAACTGACCAAGGACTGTCAAGGTCAAGTATCAGGGCACAGATCAAAAATCTGTTTATCCATAAAATCCAACTTTCAAACAGAATTTaaccaacatttatttatttaaagagtCATATATGTACAGTAATTCCATTCAGCTTTACTCCAAATTGCTCTTCAAGTGTGTCTGATAATGCACACTACATCTCATGATGCTGCACAGAAGTGCTGGGTGGATGCATAAACTGTTGTCCATTAGGAGACAGTTCCAACATGTGACGTTGACTAAAAAGAACAAATTGTCGCATCATTCTAATATCTTTCACATACACCACACTGATGGTGTATGTGAAAGATATTAACAATCAGCTATGTGTCAAATAATATTGAAAATGAATGCAGGTCATTTTTGAATATGTTGTGCATCAGAGGGTTAAGAgtaaaggaaaaataattagTAAGAACCTGGATGTCATGTGACAACACAATGATTATACTGTAACATAAGAGAAActgaactgtaaataaaatgtagatGCCAGTGTTCTTGACAATGGAATTCACTGTCTGCAGTTCTTCATGTCAAAATTACGGAAGTGTAAAGTATTCACTTGAGAGAATacattacccccccccccccacgttAAGTTCCACTCTgttatattaaaatacaaatacaagtttTGAGCAGCAGAAATATGCCTCTCGGCTCAAAACATGCAGGGCTGATGTAGTGGCAGCCCACAGGACCTACAGGACGGACCCAAAACTTTGGCACCACactcacagctgttgtgttcactgttactgttgacatgaacacaaacgaGACCCAGGAAGTTTTCTGCGATTCATAGAGAACCTCTTTGGCCCTTGGCCCCCCTACTTCCAATGCCAATGATCCTAGCTGACCTGCTTTCTGCTTCATGACTGTATGTTGTCTGTTGTTACTGAACTTTCACAGATAATGATGAGTTGTAGTGGATTTTGGAGACAAGGAAGCAACAAGTTCATTTGTcatgtaatttctgtttttaataattttatcaCTTGCGTGCATAATGCATATTTTGTGTTCTTCTATCTGCCACTTCAGAATAAAACTGCCTGATTAAAACGTTAGGACAATCAGTGGATGCAATCTACAGCATGAATTaagtttttttcaaaattttgaaAGATAGTAATAATTAGATATagataattagataacttgttttaatttccatgggtacacaacaacctgaggtatatatagtaactattatttgaaacaaatacacttttattttgcagtaaaatcgTACAATGTAAAAAGTAGCTcatgttaccccgttctcccctacatGTTAATGCAGCCCCGCCGTACACAAACTGACTGATGACAAAATCCACTCATTCATTGTCTATGGGGAGCGACTAGTTCAACTGAAGTTTATAGGGAGTCCCTcttccatcactgcagtttaCCGAACCAGGAAGCATGCATTAGTCATGTGACCATAACAAATCCTCTCCACTATGGTCAGTACTTCTGTTGatattttcaatataaaacGCTTTGTAAAGCACTATGAAATAAATTAACGAACGAACTGGTTGTGTGCTGCCCTTGTTTAACTTTTTACTAAAGCAGTTGAATATATATGgttgtacatttattttgataacattttatcattctttcTGTCATAAAACCGAACAGAcgtgctgtttttttctggtgaCGGTAACATTATATCCACAGTTCTGTCTTCCGCTCGGGCTAGCTAACTGTAACTAGCTTAACGAAGGTCTCCAGCACAGCCACAGACTCACGTTAGCAGGTCAAAGTCCAGCACAGAGGACTCAAACCAGAATGCCTCCGCTCAAGTTCTGTGCGAATATTTCCTGGCTGTTCACGGAGCTTCCAGACTTCAGCCAGAGAATATACGCGGCTGCCTCGGCCGGCTTTCAGGCTGTGGAGGCCGCCTGGCTGTATGACTCGGACCTGCAGGAGCTCCAGAGAGTCCGGGAGGCTACAGGAGTGGAGGTGGTCCTCATCAATACCCCGCCTGGTACGTGACCTGTCCGcctgtgtgtctgcctgtctgtcagtctgtcagtctgtgtgtgtctgcctgcctgccagccTGTCCATCTGTACTGGCATGAGGACAGATCAGTCAGCAGCTGTTCGTTTCAACCAGACACCTCTAATATTAAAACTGTTAATGATAATTATTAGGGGATGGTGATGgtaatgtgtgcgtgtgcgtgtgtgtgtgtgtgttgcaggagATTTGAAGGCAGGTGATCTTGGTCTTGGTGCAGTTCCtggaagacagacagagttcAAACAGGGTCTGGAACTGGCTTTGAAGTATGCAAAAGCTTTGGACTGCAAAAGGTGAGGCACATGcaaacaaccacacacacacacacacacacacacacacacacacacacacacacacacacacacacacagagtaaagaTAGCAGCAGATAACATTCTCACTGTCTGGCCTCTAACTCCCCACACTAAAAGCTAAAGTGCGAAGTCTGACAAATGTACCTGTGCATACTAAAGGCAAGTTATAACTTtaaacaacaaggcaattcagaGTGCTTTGAATAAcacataaaaagacattaagacaaagtataaaagaaacacagGATGAGAGAGTCGGAGAAGACACAAAGTTTGTGGGAGTTCGTTCCAGGTATGTGGTGCATAGAAACTGAATGCTTGGAACAGTAACCTCATGAAGTCCACTTTCTTGTTGACTATCGACAACGACCTTAACATGCTACAGTTGTCTGATCAACTATTAAGAGAGACCTGTAAAAACTGTATTACTACTATTgctatttttaaagattatcAATAGATAAAATGactaatgtgaaaggtgtcagtCGTAGCAACCAACCCACAGAGAAAACTCATCAGCTCTGCAGTATTCCTCAGCTCTACTGAGCTTTTTAGTgtatttcagctcattgttttgttttcttggcCTGCAAATTTACTTTTGAttcagtctcacagctctcatcaacctGGTTTCCAGtagcagcaggcagcagtgtTCAATGAAAAAGCTCTGTtgaacccactgtacactacctgctcagcaccaaacagcagacagacacagttagagactagctggtgaacatgtcatgttatgttatctCCATTAATATAGTAACAAAAGAAGAGGCTTGGGAAGAGACTGAGCCCCCATTAAAATGTGTGGCAGTGATGCGATCTTTATTGTCTACCAAAGCAGCCACTGTAAAGCTGTTAGTGCATGCTTGTCAAGTGAAATGTATTTCCAGGGGATGAGAGTTCAGCTGTGGGTTTAGATTGTTGGTCAGAAATGCAGAGCCTCACAGTGATGACCAGTTGAAGACTATGGTTGTACTGGTCAGCAAATTAAAATCCCCATGATGCACACATAGAAACAGactcagaaaacaaaacaaacattactgtgctaaaattaaaatgtatatacCAGTGAAAGCATACTGTACCTCAGTAAAGTGATGTTTATAAGCCCCTATATGTTGAATTTATATGTAATTGTGTGTTACATGTTATGTTACATGACGTGTCATCCTTTTCATATTCCATCACCAGGATCCACCTGATGGCTGGTAGGATTCCTGTGGGCTCACACAGAGCGGCCATTGCCAAGGAAATGGAGACCATCTTTGTGCAGAACCTAAGCTATGCTGCTGGCATCCTCTCAAAGGTAGGTGATGTTTTCTGACCCACATGCCACTCCAACCAACTCAGCAGCACATGGGTAGTGTAGTTTCACATGTAGTGAAACTGGTTTGTCACAGCAACAGGCAGACATATACTGAGATACTGCAAAGAAATAGTACAATCTACATAAATCTGAATGGAGATGATTTAAATATGATTCAACTGATATTTACAAGGGTAGAATGAGAAATATGAAAGCAGGTATGTTCAGAGCCTGGAAAGTGTCAGGGGAAAAAACGAATCCATGAGCATCATTCTGCTTTCAAATTATTTAATTGGTCTCATGAATTAATCATTTGTGCATATTAAGCAATGATTGCAATATTCTAAGATatgtttaaaggggacctattacacttttccttattttcagacatatataaacttagcacaaaaaacaaggaaatttgtgttaggtagattatttctttgttgtaacaatgcctcttggcaataaatcttataccgttgtaaagcctgtttatttcccctttaaatggtgccacatttgtaaggaacatgcattttatgggatgagcagcagagctgagtatgtgggttgtgcccatgaaaaatttgccaaatcttctctgccaatgccaaacagcttattctgccattgactcttgtttggtgtttggtggattggatgattgaagtttgaagaaacaagacatattggcaatttaacaatttattcatttaacaaacaggagcctcagtagcgtgtggaagaaccatacacagccacaacagcctggcacctgctcctcatgctggtcaccagcctggtcacacactgctgtgggatggaatcccattcttcaaccagcatttgtcgcaagtcagccaacgtggttgtgttggtctCTCTGGCACGAAAAGCACGCtcaagctgatcccacaagtgttcaatggggttgaggtcaggactgctggaaggccattccatcctctccactcccaaattctggaggtagtctctggTAAACCCCACTCGGTGGGGGCAAgcattgtcatcttggaggatagagttcagtcccagactgtggagatatgggattgccaccGGTTGCAGAATCTGGACTCACACTTGCTGAAAataacgttcctccacatgttcaggttccagtgcacgtgttgctgacaccagcgcaaacgggcctgacggtgaagggcagtcatggcaggcttcctggcagccctatgagaccGGAGATTGGCTGCGTGCAGTCTGTTCCGGATTGTCTTGGCAGAAAGTGGTCGGCCATATCGTCAtgcaaaccttgactgcaaatctgtagaagacagcctacAGTAACGGTACctaagtgctgacagggtgaggaaacggTCTTCTTGGGGTGTCGTCTTCTTGGGACGCCCACTTCGcggcctgtctctgacatcccccgttatatggaacttggccttcactttggagatggtactagggctcactccaaataatgccaCAACTTTTTTTGCGGAACACCAGCTTGAAATTGCCCTATTGCACGagccctatccagatcagtcaaacgtTTCATACACGGTCCGGCTGTATAGTAGGTTTTGACCTAATTTTGGCAAGGAGCAGCTCTTGAATGGAGTTTGAggaattttttttactgtgactAAATGACCAATGAAAACTCAGTCAACTAAGACTCTTCTCATCAACTAATGGTTGGTCAACTATTAGGTGGCAGTCCTAGTGAATAGAAAACCATGTATTAAAGCAAAGACACATCATTAGTTCACGTCATCCATCTGTAGCTCTGATTATTGAAAATGCAGCATGGTTTGTGTGTGCCATACATGTATCAAACAGAAAGTATGTTTTCCCCCTAAACTTAACTCATAAATGGCAATAAGGAAAtgtattctgtgtcatttcatgttgtaCTTGTTGGTTTGTAGTCATGGGttgtagcagcagtcacattgtaAGAATTAAATAACATGTTGTAGTTTTGACTCTTCCTTTAAAGATAAACACCGGGATTGTTTAGGCATCTTTTAaaaggatacaatgtgttaataaAATAGTCATTTATGATTGCATTTGTCTGCAGTGTAGTGTTACATGTTACATGTAGTTGCCCTGTATGTATAATGTGTCTCTGATTAGATCAGTTTAACCTTGATGTGTCAAAGTAATCCAGCACCAATTCTGTTCAAAAAGTCTTTCTAATGTATTCATGATCTTTTTTATGATGTTGTCACTGTTCCCCACAGGAAGGAATCACTGGTTTGATTGAACCAATCAACACGAGGATCACAGATCCCACATATTTTCTGGACTCACCTCATCAGGGTAAGACACAGAGTGCCGCTGAGCTGAGGCTTCACTGCTGACACTCCTTTACAAGTATTTAAACACTCTGTCTTTTATGATCTATTATTGATGTGGCAGTGGTTTAGTGCACATGCAGCCAGT
Encoded proteins:
- the hyi gene encoding putative hydroxypyruvate isomerase — protein: MPPLKFCANISWLFTELPDFSQRIYAAASAGFQAVEAAWLYDSDLQELQRVREATGVEVVLINTPPGDLKAGDLGLGAVPGRQTEFKQGLELALKYAKALDCKRIHLMAGRIPVGSHRAAIAKEMETIFVQNLSYAAGILSKEGITGLIEPINTRITDPTYFLDSPHQAAAILEKVGKPNIKLQMDVFHWQIMDGNLTQNIHKYFPLIGHVQIAQVPGRNEPDSEGEINYSYLFDTLEKLSYQGHIGCEYKPLGATNESLGWLKNYWTHSK